GTAGTTTTCCACCGTGGCATCCGACAGGCCCCGCTCGAGCAACATCCAGTGCGAGAAGGACTGGATCGTGGTGGCCATGGCGGGTGGGAGCGTGGGGTCCTGTGACATGACACTAGTGCTGAAGGGGGACGATCAAAAAATTCGCTGTCATGTTGTTCAGCCTGAGGAGCGGGGTCAAGATCGAGGCAGTGTTTCTTTCCGCAGCTTTCGGATTTGCCAAGCTAAACCGTTCGGGAATAATGAAATGTCGAACAGGACCGACAGTTGCGCAGGTCGTCCAAAGGTGGTTTTTCCAGCACATCCAGACAACAATAACCCATGGCATTAAGACTCGTAGATCGAATCTTGAATGTGCTTCCCACGAGGCATCTGCGCTGGTGTGGGTGCATGGCATGCCTGATGGCACTGGTCGCATGCAGTTCGAGTGGCTCTGGTCTTGCGAATGTAAGGCGGTTGAATATTGCCCTGTCGGTGGAGCTATCGAGCCTGGATCCTCAGACTACTATTTCGGTGGATGCGATCAAGGTGCAAAGTGCTCTGTTTGAAACGCTGGTTCGAGTGAATGCACAAACCGGAGCCATTGAGGCAGGGGGTGCAACGGCATGGGAGATTGGGGAGCACGGGCGAATTTATCGTTTTGAGCTTGATCCGGATTTGTGCTGGTCAGATGGATCACCGCTGCAGGCATCGGATTATGTATTTGCGCTCAGACGCTTGATGGACCCACGCCTGGCAGCTCCGTTTGCCGACCTCTACTTTGGTATTGTCGGTGCCCGGGATCTGCATTTGGGAAAACAGGTTGATGCGTCAGAGTTTGGAGTGCGTGCTCTGAATCCAAGCACACTCGAAATCGAATTGGAGCGAGCGACCCCCTATTTCCTTTCCCTGCTGGCCCGCCCCTGTGCGGCGGCCCTTCCCGAGGCATTTCTTCGGGATCGGGGTGCGGTCGATTCCCGCACCCGTGGCTGGACTCTGGAGCCGGGGTTTCCGGTTAGCGGACCCTACCAACTGGAGCGATGGACTGTTAACGAACAGATCGAGCTGAGAAAGAACGAAAGACATCCCTTTGCGGACCGCTTGAGCTATGATGTTCTGCATTTTTACCCCATCGAGAGTGCCTATGCACAAGAGCACGGATTTCAGACAGGCGCACTGGATGTGATTTCAAAACTGGCCTCTGAGCGCATTGCGGCCTATCGCGGAAAACCAGAACTTGTGAGTGAAGTGGAGATGGGAACGTTTTATGTGATCACCCAAACCCGATCACCAGCGTTGCAAGAGATTTCCCTCCGGCAGCTGTTGTCGGCGAGTGTGGACCGTGAAGCCATCGTGAAACAACTGCGACAGCGGGAGGAGCAGCCTGCCATCGGGTTTGTGCCACCGATTTGGGAGGCCTACCACCCGAAACTCGGACAAGCAAAGCGGGTTTTCTCATTACCGGAGCAAGCCCCACAGATCGAACGGACCAAACTGCGCTTGCTGATTTCCTCTTCTGAAGGGAATTTACTCATCGCAGAAGCCCTCCAGTCGATGTGGATGGAGGAGTTGCCAGTCGAAGTGGAAATTGTGAGACAGGAGTGGAAATCTTACCTCGACAGTCGATCACGTGGGGAGTTTGACCTCTGCCTGGCAACCTGGATTGGGGATTATTATGACCCGCTGACCTTTCTCGAATTGTGGCATTCAGAGGCAATCAACAATTTTTGTCAGTGGCAGCATGAGGAATACGATGCCTTGCTGGCCGCTGCAGCGAAGGAAACCCATGAAGTGGAAAGATTGCAACTGCTCGCGCGCGCGGAGGAGCTGCTCATGGAACACGCACCCATCTTGCCCCTGTTTTACCTCAGCCGGGTGTATCTCAAAGCGGATCGGGTTGAGTCATGGCCGCAGACCTTTCTCAACACCGTCAACTACCTGGAGCTGAGATAGGTGCTGAGCTTGTGCTGGCATGGTGGAGGATCGTTTTGCCAAGCAATATCTACTGCAACTGTTGATGAGTCGCCTTCAATACCAACTTTCGCTGATCCACATTCCCAACCTTTACGGACTACAGAAATTGAGAATTGAATGATGAGTCGCGCATGCATTTGATGGAGGCGGATTTTGATGATCGCAACCCATGGCCAGCCTGCACGGACAGTTTTCAGTTGAGGGCTTGCATCCCACCGGACTGGAAGCACCCGGATGCTGGATGCGAGAACGTGCGACTGTGCGGTTTCGATGCAGGACGCCTGTTCAAAGTGTGAGAATTTTGGCGGATCTTGCTCCTGTCGAGACGCAGTGTCACTCGCGCTGGAATCGACAACCCCCAGGACTCGAGCTGCGACTGGATGCGGGCACTTGGCACAAGATCAACCCGACCGGTGTTGGTGAATTGGATCAGACCTGTGCGTTTTCCAGTGGGAGAGAACAGGATTTGCATGTGCTTGAAGTGCGCCTCAAGCGAGTTTTCTGGACCAATTTTCTTGCATTTACAGGCAGGAAACTGGAGCGGGCATTTTGGCTACCCAAACGATGGAGACAGTGGTTGCAACCCTTTCGCAGGCAGTGGAACAACCGCCGATTGCGCATACGATCTGTCTGGGTAAATGGGGATTGCCTTTTGGATCTGGAACGCTCCCACGCATCCTTTGAGTCGGAGTTTCTGTTTCGAAACGCTGACTTGGGAATCAATGTGGTGGGTTGGTTTCATGGATATCTGGGAGTAGGTGAGTCTGCCCGGGCATGTGTGCGGGCTGCGGAAACGACCGGATTACCAGTGCACGCTGTCAACCTTCGCCTGCATCTGGAAGGGGGGCAATCACCGGAACTCTGGACGAAGCCCCTTGTAGACCAAGGCATGCAGGCCATCAGCATTGCCCATGTGGATGCACCGCAGTCGTTCGATTTGACTGTCAAGCACCCGGTGGAGATGGGAAAGGACCGGTATCGCATTGGGTACTGGGCATGGGAACTACCGGAGTTTCCCGACGCATGGGTGCGTTATGCTTTGGCGTTTGATGAGATATGGTGTCCTTCCGATTTTTGCAGGGAGGCGATGGCTGCCAAGTTACCGATCCCGGTCATGACAATGCCGCATGCGATTGAAATACCCGAAGTCGAGGGAACTCCTGCGCAATGGCGTCGTCGTTTTGGACTTCCGAAAGATCGATTTCTGTTCCTGTTCAGTTTCGATTTGAACAGCTACGCTCCACGCAAGAATCCTGAGGCGGTGATTGAGGCGTATCGCCTGGCTTTTGCGGAATCGTGCGGGGATGCATCCGTAGGGTTGGTGCTCAAAATGCATGGCAAGGGATACCGTCCGGAAGATCGGTTGGCGCTCCAGAAACTTCAGCAGGAGCTGCCTCATCTCTATATTGTGGATGAAACCCTCACACGAGAGGCATTGACCGGACTGCAGTTTGCCTGCGATGCATTTGTTTCGCTGCACCGTTCCGAGGGGTTTGGGCTGGCCGTTGCAGAAATGATGGCACTGGGCAAACCTGTGATCTCAACCAACTGGTCGGCAACCTCGGAGTTTGTCGATTTGAAAAATGGATGTCCCGTGGCGTATCAACTCGTGGAGCTGGAACGCCCGGTGGGTCCCTACAGCAAAGGGCAGCTTTGGGCAGAAGCCGATACCCATGATGCAGCGCGGTGGATGCGCAAGGTTGCGGAAGATTCTGATTTTCGGACTCGCATTGCTACAGCGGGAATGGCTACCATGCGCGACAGGTTTTCAATACATGTGATTGGTGAACGCTATCGCCGACGCATCAAGGCCATCAGTCTCTTTCACCATACATCCAACTGAATAGCGAATTGATCATGAAAAAAGTACTGGTCACTGGTTCATCGGGACTCATCGGCTCCGAGGTTTGCGTGTATTTCGCAAAACTCGGATATGAAGTACATGGCGTCGACAACAATCAGCGCGCAGTGTTTTTTGGTCCCAACGGGAATACGCGTTGGAATCAGCAACGGCTGCAGCAAAGTCTGAAAGGGTTTGTCCACCATGAAATTGATATCCGGGATCGCGCAGGAATGCTCGAACTGCTGAAATCTGTTCGCCCGGATTGCGTCGTGCACACGGCGGCACAACCTTCTCATGATCGTGCAGCAGCTATTCCATTCGATGATTTTGACACCAATGCGGTAGGTACACTGAACCTGCTGGAAGCAGCGCGTCAGCACACTCCTGAATCACCGTTTGTTCACATGTCGACAAACAAGGTATATGGTGATCGCCCCAATCGCATCAAATTGAAGGAACTGGAGACGCGGTGGGACTATGATGATCCTGAGTTTGAAAACGGCATCGCAGAGACGTTTTCCATCGATCAGAGCAAGCATTCGCTCTTTGGGGCATCAAAAGTGGCGGCGGATGTGATGGTGCAGGAGTATGGACGTTATTTCAACATGCCCACTTGTTGTCTGAGAGGTGGATGTCTGACCGGCCCTAATCACTCGGGCGTGGAACTGCACGGATTTCTGAGCTACCTGGTGAAATGCAATCTTGAGGAACGTGAATACAAGGTATTTGGTTACAAAGGGAAACAGGTGCGTGACAACATTCATTCGGTGGATGTGGCGCGTTTCATTGCTGCATTTGTGGAATCTCCCCGAGCGGGTGAAGTCTACAATCTGGGTGGAGGAAAAGGCAACGCCTGCTCCATCCTGGAAGCATTTGCGATAGCGGAATCGATCACCGGTAAACCTCAGTTATACCAATACGTGGATGATAACCGTATCGGAGATCACATTTGTTATTACAGTGACTTGCGCAAAATGAGGCAGCACTATCCCGACTGGGACATCTCCATTCCGCTCAGGCAGATTTTTGAAGAGATTGTAGCCTCGTGGCAGCAGCGAAATTCCTGAGATAGCGGGACGCTTGTGGCGAAGCTTTAAGTCGGTAAGCGCCCATGTCTGGATGGGCTGGTTGCTCAATTTCAGGAGAGTCTCACGATCGCACGTTCCTGAATGATACCTCCTGCCGAAGGGGAACAGACGATGTAGGCTGCTTTACCGACAAGTGTTCCGGGTGAGAGCACGGTATTGCAGCTGACCTCGACGCGCTCGCCGAGGATGGCACCTATTTTTCGGCGACCCGTATCCACCGTTTTGCCATCGATGCGAAGCTGGATGGGTTTGCGGTCGAGGCGAACATTGGCGAGGATTACACCCGCGCCCAGGTGGGATCGGTTTCCCAGGATGCTATCGCCGACGTAATTAAAATGGGCGGTCTCTACGTGGTCCATGAGCAGCGCGTTCTTGTATTCGCACGAATTTCCGAGCACGCAATGACTCCCTGCGATCACGTTTCCGCGAATGTAGACCCCGGGGCGTAATTCACAGTCAGGGCCGATGTATGCAGGACCTTCGATGACCCCATAGGGTGGAAGTTTCACACTGCTGTGAACATAGACGGGTCCGGAACGGTGTAGTCCCGCAGGGAAAAGGGTTTGGGCTTCTGTGAAGTTCCCCTTGGAAAAAAAGTCTTTGAGTGCGTGTGGGATTTGATCAAGCCATTGCCACGGTGCAGCATCAGGCAAAAAGTAGGGTGCAAACAGTTGCAGGGAATCCGGAAGATCAAAGTAGGTGCAAGCTTTCATTGGATGGAGTTGAAGGTTCAGCGCGCAACAGCGCTCTCAGATCGAGATCATCTGGAAAATGGGTGAATCTCAACCTTTTTTGATTGGAAGTTTGCGGCTTCATGCCTAGCCTAGCACTGGTTTTTGCTAAGAAAACCGATGTGAATTCGTTATCTATATTACCCTGAATTATCCCAAATCCCCGTGAATGCGAGAGAGGCAGAAGCGTTCAGCGAAGCTGAATTTATCCAGATTGTGGAGACACATTCCGGAAAGCTCACGCGCTATGTGTATCACCGCACCCGACAGCTGGAGCTTTCCCGGGATATCGTCCAGGAAGCGTTTCTTCGCTTGCTCAAAGCACGCCGCAAACCTTCAGGCGATCGCGTGATTCCATGGCTCTATCTGGTGTGCCGAAATCTGGCGATCGATTCCCAGCGGCGACAGTCGCGATGGGTGGGCAATGGGTCGGATCTGATCCAGCACTACAGCTCAAGTTCGGAACCCGATCCGCTTCAGTCCACGATCGAGTCGGAGACACGCCAAATGCTCTACTCGTGCCTGGACCAGTTGCCCGAGCGTCACCGCGAGGTGATGGTACTCAAATTCCAGAGTGGATTGAGTTACAAGGCCATTTCGGCGGTCACGGGACTGTCTGTCACGAATGTCGGGTTTGTGATTCACCAGTCGGTATCCCGGTTGCGTTACGAAATGGCGAAACGGGTTTGATAGCGAACGCATCATGAGCAATTACGATCCGCAGAAAGAGGAACAATGGCTCCGTCTCATGCTGAATGAGGCAGTGGATGCGAAGACGGCCCAACGTCTGCACGCGGAGCTGGGACAGGATTTCAGGGAACTGGAACGGTTTCAGGAAGTGTCCTCGTTTGTCAGTGAAGTGGGGTCAACTCTGGAGCAAGCGGGTCCGGATGTTGACCTGACGCATGACCAGAAGACCGAACTGTATGCCCACCTGACTTCCGTCTTCGAGTCTCGTCGCCGAACCCTGCCCAAAGAATGGCTTCCTCAGCTCAAGTTCGCCCTGATGATCATGTTCGGGACGGCAACACTGGTTGCCTCGATTCCCTTGATCTATGGACCCAGCTTGCGCCGAAATGCGACCGGATTGCATCCGGAAGGAGCGGTGCTGAATTACCAGCCTCCGGAAGTTCGTGAGCTGCCTGAACGTGTTCAACCCGCGCAAGCACCGGTGACGGAGCAGAATGAAGCGAATCGGCTCACCCTTATGGAGGAGCAACGGGAAGACTTGCCCTATCCTGTGTTGCCTTGGGAACCACTGAATCTCGATTTTGAGGTGCCGTCCTTTGATCTGTCGGAAATTGATCTGCAGTCGAGCATTGTCAACGTGATGGAGGCTGATGTGCGTCCTATTCCGGTGCATCGTGCCAAACCGGAATTTCCTGTTGAAGCACGCCGAAACCGCGCGAACGGAGTCGTGGTTGTGGAGTTTGTCGTGGACGAGGCAGGAAGCGTCGGCGCTCCAAGAGTTGTGTCGAGCACGCACATGATCTTTGACAATGCCGCACTGGAAGCCATTCGTGACTGGAGATTCAATCCGGGAGAAAAGGACGGGC
The DNA window shown above is from Puniceicoccaceae bacterium and carries:
- a CDS encoding peptide ABC transporter substrate-binding protein; protein product: MALRLVDRILNVLPTRHLRWCGCMACLMALVACSSSGSGLANVRRLNIALSVELSSLDPQTTISVDAIKVQSALFETLVRVNAQTGAIEAGGATAWEIGEHGRIYRFELDPDLCWSDGSPLQASDYVFALRRLMDPRLAAPFADLYFGIVGARDLHLGKQVDASEFGVRALNPSTLEIELERATPYFLSLLARPCAAALPEAFLRDRGAVDSRTRGWTLEPGFPVSGPYQLERWTVNEQIELRKNERHPFADRLSYDVLHFYPIESAYAQEHGFQTGALDVISKLASERIAAYRGKPELVSEVEMGTFYVITQTRSPALQEISLRQLLSASVDREAIVKQLRQREEQPAIGFVPPIWEAYHPKLGQAKRVFSLPEQAPQIERTKLRLLISSSEGNLLIAEALQSMWMEELPVEVEIVRQEWKSYLDSRSRGEFDLCLATWIGDYYDPLTFLELWHSEAINNFCQWQHEEYDALLAAAAKETHEVERLQLLARAEELLMEHAPILPLFYLSRVYLKADRVESWPQTFLNTVNYLELR
- a CDS encoding glycosyltransferase family 4 protein; the encoded protein is MASLHGQFSVEGLHPTGLEAPGCWMRERATVRFRCRTPVQSVRILADLAPVETQCHSRWNRQPPGLELRLDAGTWHKINPTGVGELDQTCAFSSGREQDLHVLEVRLKRVFWTNFLAFTGRKLERAFWLPKRWRQWLQPFRRQWNNRRLRIRSVWVNGDCLLDLERSHASFESEFLFRNADLGINVVGWFHGYLGVGESARACVRAAETTGLPVHAVNLRLHLEGGQSPELWTKPLVDQGMQAISIAHVDAPQSFDLTVKHPVEMGKDRYRIGYWAWELPEFPDAWVRYALAFDEIWCPSDFCREAMAAKLPIPVMTMPHAIEIPEVEGTPAQWRRRFGLPKDRFLFLFSFDLNSYAPRKNPEAVIEAYRLAFAESCGDASVGLVLKMHGKGYRPEDRLALQKLQQELPHLYIVDETLTREALTGLQFACDAFVSLHRSEGFGLAVAEMMALGKPVISTNWSATSEFVDLKNGCPVAYQLVELERPVGPYSKGQLWAEADTHDAARWMRKVAEDSDFRTRIATAGMATMRDRFSIHVIGERYRRRIKAISLFHHTSN
- a CDS encoding NAD-dependent epimerase/dehydratase family protein — protein: MKKVLVTGSSGLIGSEVCVYFAKLGYEVHGVDNNQRAVFFGPNGNTRWNQQRLQQSLKGFVHHEIDIRDRAGMLELLKSVRPDCVVHTAAQPSHDRAAAIPFDDFDTNAVGTLNLLEAARQHTPESPFVHMSTNKVYGDRPNRIKLKELETRWDYDDPEFENGIAETFSIDQSKHSLFGASKVAADVMVQEYGRYFNMPTCCLRGGCLTGPNHSGVELHGFLSYLVKCNLEEREYKVFGYKGKQVRDNIHSVDVARFIAAFVESPRAGEVYNLGGGKGNACSILEAFAIAESITGKPQLYQYVDDNRIGDHICYYSDLRKMRQHYPDWDISIPLRQIFEEIVASWQQRNS
- a CDS encoding UDP-N-acetylglucosamine diphosphorylase gives rise to the protein MKACTYFDLPDSLQLFAPYFLPDAAPWQWLDQIPHALKDFFSKGNFTEAQTLFPAGLHRSGPVYVHSSVKLPPYGVIEGPAYIGPDCELRPGVYIRGNVIAGSHCVLGNSCEYKNALLMDHVETAHFNYVGDSILGNRSHLGAGVILANVRLDRKPIQLRIDGKTVDTGRRKIGAILGERVEVSCNTVLSPGTLVGKAAYIVCSPSAGGIIQERAIVRLS
- a CDS encoding sigma-70 family RNA polymerase sigma factor, which encodes MNAREAEAFSEAEFIQIVETHSGKLTRYVYHRTRQLELSRDIVQEAFLRLLKARRKPSGDRVIPWLYLVCRNLAIDSQRRQSRWVGNGSDLIQHYSSSSEPDPLQSTIESETRQMLYSCLDQLPERHREVMVLKFQSGLSYKAISAVTGLSVTNVGFVIHQSVSRLRYEMAKRV
- a CDS encoding energy transducer TonB; translated protein: MSNYDPQKEEQWLRLMLNEAVDAKTAQRLHAELGQDFRELERFQEVSSFVSEVGSTLEQAGPDVDLTHDQKTELYAHLTSVFESRRRTLPKEWLPQLKFALMIMFGTATLVASIPLIYGPSLRRNATGLHPEGAVLNYQPPEVRELPERVQPAQAPVTEQNEANRLTLMEEQREDLPYPVLPWEPLNLDFEVPSFDLSEIDLQSSIVNVMEADVRPIPVHRAKPEFPVEARRNRANGVVVVEFVVDEAGSVGAPRVVSSTHMIFDNAALEAIRDWRFNPGEKDGQVVPIRMRVPFVFHHASAR